One window of the Rosa rugosa chromosome 3, drRosRugo1.1, whole genome shotgun sequence genome contains the following:
- the LOC133739762 gene encoding uncharacterized protein LOC133739762 isoform X2 encodes MSRMKLDRKPPLAKSPIRVRPPSRVLRSGPTSLQTPPGSQKPSRMWDMEEPDLRPEYRSISCELRALAKMVGKEFGDEDCEKAGGVRKSVSANSSPLFERGRFYEEYSARRNERLRKKYGGTGTGEEFKSAFKQKLGVAVESAKRGSGTRKLESMRKSVSAAYSVERTSQTPRYMLRSMSKENKKPPLAQPPALYSAQKSVIGTASRRVGY; translated from the exons ATGTCAAGGATGAAACTGGACCGCAAGCCTCCGCTGGCCAAGTCCCCGATCCGGGTCCGACCGCCCAGTCGGGTCCTCCGATCAGGCCCAACCTCTCTGCAAACCCCACCAG GGTCCCAGAAACCGAGCCGGATGTGGGACATGGAGGAACCGGATCTCCGGCCAGAGTACCGCTCCATTTCCTGCGAATTGAGGGCTCTGGCTAAGATGGTCGGCAAGGAATTCGGGGATGAAGATTGCGAAAAGGCCGGTGGGGTCCGTAAATCAGTGAGTGCTAATTCAAGCCCTTTGTTTGAGAGGGGGAGATTCTATGAGGAATACTCTGCTAGAAGAAATGAGAGGCTGAGGAAGAAGTATGGCGGAACAGGAACAGGGGAGGAGTTTAAGTCTGCGTTTAAGCAGAAGCTGGGGGTTGCGGTGGAGTCTGCGAAGCGAGGCAGTGGGACTAGGAAGCTGGAAAGCATGAGGAAATCAGTGTCTGCGGCCTACTCGGTGGAGAGGACAAGCCAGACGCCGAGGTATATGCTGAGGAGTATGAGCAAGGAGAATAAGAAGCCTCCTCTGGCTCAGCCTCCTGCTCTGTATTCTGCTCAGAAATCGGTGATAGGAACAGCATCTCGAAGAGTTGGGTATTAG
- the LOC133739762 gene encoding uncharacterized protein LOC133739762 isoform X1, with protein MSRMKLDRKPPLAKSPIRVRPPSRVLRSGPTSLQTPPGLGSQKPSRMWDMEEPDLRPEYRSISCELRALAKMVGKEFGDEDCEKAGGVRKSVSANSSPLFERGRFYEEYSARRNERLRKKYGGTGTGEEFKSAFKQKLGVAVESAKRGSGTRKLESMRKSVSAAYSVERTSQTPRYMLRSMSKENKKPPLAQPPALYSAQKSVIGTASRRVGY; from the exons ATGTCAAGGATGAAACTGGACCGCAAGCCTCCGCTGGCCAAGTCCCCGATCCGGGTCCGACCGCCCAGTCGGGTCCTCCGATCAGGCCCAACCTCTCTGCAAACCCCACCAGGTTTAG GGTCCCAGAAACCGAGCCGGATGTGGGACATGGAGGAACCGGATCTCCGGCCAGAGTACCGCTCCATTTCCTGCGAATTGAGGGCTCTGGCTAAGATGGTCGGCAAGGAATTCGGGGATGAAGATTGCGAAAAGGCCGGTGGGGTCCGTAAATCAGTGAGTGCTAATTCAAGCCCTTTGTTTGAGAGGGGGAGATTCTATGAGGAATACTCTGCTAGAAGAAATGAGAGGCTGAGGAAGAAGTATGGCGGAACAGGAACAGGGGAGGAGTTTAAGTCTGCGTTTAAGCAGAAGCTGGGGGTTGCGGTGGAGTCTGCGAAGCGAGGCAGTGGGACTAGGAAGCTGGAAAGCATGAGGAAATCAGTGTCTGCGGCCTACTCGGTGGAGAGGACAAGCCAGACGCCGAGGTATATGCTGAGGAGTATGAGCAAGGAGAATAAGAAGCCTCCTCTGGCTCAGCCTCCTGCTCTGTATTCTGCTCAGAAATCGGTGATAGGAACAGCATCTCGAAGAGTTGGGTATTAG
- the LOC133736249 gene encoding glutelin type-D 1-like, whose product MEIDLTPRLAKKVYGGDGGSYSAWSPSELPMLREGDIGAAKLSLEKDGFALPNYSDSARVAYVLQGNGVVGIVLPEKEEKVLPVKKGDAIALPFGVITWWYNKEDTEFVVLFLGDTKTAHKRGEFTDFYLNGSNGIFTGFSTEFVGRAWDLEESVVKTLVGKQTGKGIVKLGGANLPEPNKEHRDGMTLNCEEAPLDVDIEGGGRVVVLNTKNLPLVGEVGLGADLVRLDGSAMCSPGFSCDSALQVTYIVRGSGRVQVVGVDGKRVLETTVTAGNLFIVPRFFVVSKIADPEGLEWFSIITTPNPIFTHLAGSIGAWKALSPQVLEASFNVDSDTEKLFRSKRTSDAIFFPPPK is encoded by the coding sequence atggagattGATCTTACACCAAGGTTGGCTAAGAAGGTTTATGGAGGAGATGGTGGTTCCTACTCTGCCTGGTCGCCGTCAGAGCTTCCCATGCTCCGTGAAGGTGACATCGGAGCTGCCAAGCTCTCTCTGGAGAAGGACGGCTTTGCTCTCCCCAATTATTCTGACTCTGCCAGAGTTGCTTATGTCCTTCAAGGTAATGGAGTAGTCGGGATTGTTctgccggagaaggaagaaaaggTTCTTCCAGTGAAGAAAGGTGATGCCATTGCCCTCCCTTTTGGAGTTATCACTTGGTGGTACAACAAGGAGGACACTGAGTTTGTGGTTCTTTTCTTGGGTGATACCAAAACAGCTCACAAAAGGGGTGAGTTCACTGACTTCTATCTCAATGGCTCTAATGGCATTTTCACTGGCTTCTCAACTGAGTTTGTCGGCCGAGCATGGGATTTGGAGGAGAGTGTTGTGAAGACTCTTGTTGGCAAGCAAACCGGCAAGGGCATTGTTAAGTTGGGGGGAGCTAATTTGCCTGAGCCAAACAAGGAACATAGAGATGGGATGACATTGAACTGTGAAGAGGCTCCTCTTGATGTTGATATTGAGGGCGGTGGAAGAGTTGTTGTTTTGAATACTAAGAACCTTCCTTTGGTCGGTGAGGTTGGGCTTGGTGCTGATCTTGTTAGGTTGGATGGAAGTGCTATGTGCTCCCCTGGGTTTTCGTGCGACTCTGCATTGCAGGTGACTTACATTGTTAGGGGAAGTGGCCGTGTCCAAGTTGTTGGTGTCGATGGAAAGAGGGTCTTGGAAACAACCGTTACAGCTGGCAACTTGTTCATCGTTCCTCGATTCTTTGTCGTTTCAAAGATTGCTGATCCGGAAGGCTTGGAATGGTTCTCCATCATCACCACACCCAATCCAATATTCACTCATCTGGCTGGAAGTATTGGTGCTTGGAAAGCACTGTCTCCTCAGGTGCTTGAGGCTTCTTTCAACGTGGATTCAGATACTGAGAAACTCTTCCGATCAAAGAGAACTTCTGATGCAATCTTCTTCCCTCCTCCGAAGTGA
- the LOC133736248 gene encoding 1,4-alpha-glucan-branching enzyme 1, chloroplastic/amyloplastic-like produces MLGSLGLHLTRSFESLSCSKDYLSPRVTQTKAVSFQLRHRVLSPPGGFRCGKLERSPSPRVSAVLTDDSSKMTVSDEEMEDIGVVRTDSNLEPYKDHFKHRITRYLEQKSLFEKYEGGLEEFAQGYVKFGFNREDGGIVYREWAPAAQEAQLVGDFNGWDGGKYEMEKGEFGVWSIKIPDFDGSPAIPHNSKVKFRFKHGNGVWVDRIPAWIKYATVDPTRFAAPYDGVYWDPPPSERYQFKYGRPPKPKAPRIYEAHVGMSSSEPRISSYREFADNVLPRIQANNYNTVQLMAVMEHSYYASFGYHVTNFFAVSSRSGTPEDLKYLIDKAHSLGLRVLMDVVHSHASNNVTDGLSGFEVGQSTQDSYFHTGDRGYHKLWDSRLFNYANWEVLRFFLSNLRWWLEEYQFDGFRFDGVTSMLYHHHGINMAFTGNYDEYFSEATDVDAVVYLMLANYLIHKILPSATVIAEDVSGMPGLGRPVSEGGVGFDYRLAMAIPDKWIDYVKNKKDEEWSMKEISWSLTNRRYTEKCVSYAESHDQAIVGDKTIAFFLMDKEMYSGMSCLNEASPTVERGVALHKMIHFITMALGGEGYLNFMGNEFGHPEWIDFPREGNEWSYEKCRRQWNLVDTDHLRYKFMNAFDRAMHLLDEKFSFLSSTKQIVSSTNEEDKVIVFERGDLVFVFNFHPVNTYDGYKVGCDLPGKYRVALDSDAFEFGGPGRVGHDVDHFTFPEGIPGVPETNFNGRPNSLRVLSPPRTCVVYYRVDESKETAVKEDSAAEVVVGRENSQLLGSVKDGNVGPGVEETVKVSSDN; encoded by the exons ATGTTGGGTTCTTTGGGTCTTCATCTCACTCGTTCTTTTGAGTCTTTATCGTGTTCCAAGGACTACCTGAGTCCGAGGGTAACTCAAACTAAAGCAGTCTCTTTTCAGCTTCGACATAGAGTATTGTCCCCTCCAGGGGGTTTTAGATGTGGGAAG TTGGAGCGTAGTCCCAGTCCCAGAGTTTCAGCAGTTTTGACAGACGACAGCTCGAAAATGACAGTCAGTGATGAAGAGATGGAAGATATTGGTGTTGTGAGAACAGATTCAAACTTGGAGCCATACAAAGATCACTTCAAGCATCGAATAACAAGATATTTGGAGCAGAAGAGTCTCTTTGAGAAATATGAAGGAGGTTTAGAGGAATTCGCGCAAG GTTATGTGAAATTTGGATTTAACAGAGAAGATGGTGGAATTGTGTACCGTGAATGGGCCCCTGCAGCTCA GGAGGCGCAACTTGTTGGAGACTTTAATGGATGGGATGGCGGCAAATACGAGATGGAGAAGGGCGAATTTGGGGTATGGAGTATTAAGATACCCGATTTTGATGGAAGTCCAGCTATTCCTCACAATTCAAAGGTTAAATTCCGGTTCAAGCATGGAAATGGAGTTTGGGTTGATCGTATTCCTGCTTGGATTAAATATGCCACTGTGGACCCAACAAGATTTGCAGCTCCATATGATGGTGTGTACTGGGATCCACCACCATCAGAAAG GTATCAGTTTAAGTACGGTCGTCCTCCAAAACCCAAGGCTCCACGAATATATGAGGCCCATGTTGGAATGAGTAGCTCAGAACCCCGCATCAGTTCATACAGAGAATTTGCTGATAATGTTTTGCCTCGTATCCAAGCAAATAACTATAACACAGTCCAGCTGATGGCCGTGATGGAGCATTCCTATTATGCATCCTTCGGTTATCATGTGACAAACTTCTTTGCCGTAAGCAGTAGATCTGGAACACCTGAGGACCTTAAATATCTAATTGATAAAGCACATTCCCTAGGTTTGCGTGTATTGATGGATGTTGTTCACAGTCATGCAAGTAATAACGTCACTGATGGCCTCAGTGGCTTTGAAGTTGGTCAAAGCACACAAGATTCCTATTTCCACACAGGAGATAGAGGCTACCATAAGCTATGGGATAGCCGACTTTTCAACTATGCTAATTGGGAAGTTCTCCGCTTCTTTTTATCCAACTTAAGGTGGTGGCTGGAGGAGTATCAATTTGATGGGTTTCGATTTGATGGAGTAACTTCCATGCTGTATCATCACCATGGCATAAATATGGCATTTACAGGGAATTATGACGAGTACTTCAGTGAGGCAACAGATGTTGATGCTGTTGTTTATTTGATGCTTGCCAACTATCTGATCCATAAAATATTGCCATCTGCAACTGTAATTGCTGAAGATGTTTCTGGGATGCCTGGACTTGGTCGGCCTGTCTCTGAAGGAGGTGTTGGTTTTGACTACCGGCTGGCAATGGCCATCCCTGACAAATGGATTGATTATGTGAAAAACAAGAAAGACGAAGAGTGGTCGATGAAGGAAATTTCATGGAGCTTGACGAATAGGAGATACACTGAGAAGTGTGTTTCCTATGCTGAGAGTCATGACCAG GCAATTGTGGGTGACAAGACGATTGCATTCTTTTTGATGGATAAAGAAATGTACTCTGGCATGTCTTGTTTGAATGAAGCATCTCCTACTGTTGAGCGCGGGGTTGCTCTTCACAAG ATGATACATTTTATAACTATGGCATTAGGAGGCGAGGGTTACCTTAACTTTATGGGTAATGAG TTTGGACACCCTGAGTGGATCGACTTTCCAAGAGAAGGCAATGAGTGGAGTTATGAAAAGTGCAGACGCCAATGGAACCTGGTGGATACAGATCATTTAAGATATAAG TTTATGAACGCATTTGACAGAGCTATGCACTTGCTTGATGAGAAATTTTCGTTCCTTTCATCAACGAAGCAGATAGTGAGCAGCACAAATGAAGAAGACAAG GTTATTGTCTTTGAGCGTGGAGATCTAGTTTTTGTATTTAATTTTCATCCAGTAAACACATACGATGG GTACAAAGTGGGGTGTGACTTACCTGGGAAGTACAGAGTTGCACTAGATAGTGATGCTTTTGAATTCGGTGGACCTGGAAGA GTAGGCCATGATGTAGACCACTTCACATTCCCAGAAGGAATACCAGGGGTTCCTGAAACAAATTTCAACGGCCGTCCCAACTCCTTAAGAGTACTCTCACCACCGCGAACATGCGTG GTTTATTATCGAGTGGATGAAAGTAAGGAGACTGCTGTGAAGGAGGACTCGGCAGCAGAAGTTGTGGTTGGGCGGGAGAACTCCCAATTGCTTGGATCCGTGAAAGATGGAAATGTTGGTCCAGGAGTGGAAGAGACCGTCAAAGTTTCGTCAGATAACTGA
- the LOC133739208 gene encoding uncharacterized zinc finger CCHC domain-containing protein At4g19190 isoform X1, whose translation MEGEEGGGIRLSKRFSDKGGEVDNKTKSGTAWSHSYLNQKPWHPLSYPNQRRKWIAEQIQAQHQRRSEEVSREYAQEQEFFRQAALISKKDKEKIEAMKAVSFMYVRPPGYNAESAKAAELADESMRDGQQTQTDGPSTSMYHIYTLSLFCFVLFSQLIIFSIRVYSNRPLLIRPPSAEEGKKKPRPKDVFGRSLPTEQEFEVLKNAPRLETGVPTRAKPFGVEVRNVKCVRCGTFGHQSGDRECPLKDVIMPNEESRLKRDDPLTAILAHTDPSEPLKWELKQKPGISPPRGGFKPDDPNQQIVAEEDIFDEYGGFLSGDVIPELLANFSSKPKKKSKKKTKRKTKQSPSISGEDRSSSDEDDKRGSKKKVSKLKKKKRNHSESSSPEIDRHEVKNKDKESYSSEDLNHEKHHRSTRNRSKHSHSFEDSDMDRWQYRRDKNRDRDANSSEDSEPDKNQRGTRHKHSYSSEDSDGEKHHRSTKNRRDKNRDRDANSSEDSEPDKNQRGTRHKLSYSSEDSDGEKHHRSTKNRQRHSHSYKDFGINRHFRREKSRDSCANSFEDSEPDRHLPSDKRRHQSRHRHSYSSEDSEPDRHHSSDKRRQWSRHRHSYSSEDTDIGRQKRSKRSRDEPTYSFNETDDKRHRTSRNSRHKH comes from the exons ATGGAGGGCGAAGAAGGAGGAGGGATAAGGCTGAGCAAGAGGTTCTCAGACAAAGGAGGCGAAGTCGATAACAAAACCAAGTCAGGCACAGCGTGGAGCCACTCGTACCTGAACCAGAAGCCATGGCACCCTCTCTCTTACCCCAACCAACGCCGCAAGTGGATCGCCGAGCAGATCCAGGCCCAGCACCAGCGTCGCTCCGAAGAAGTCTCCCGCGAG TATGCGCAAGAGCAGGAGTTCTTTCGCCAGGCAGCTCTCATCTCCAAGAAAGATAAAGAAAAG ATTGAGGCGATGAAAGCTGTTAGCTTCATGTATGTTCGTCCGCCGGGTTACAATGCCGAGAGTGCCAAAGCTGCAGAGCTTGCCGATGAGAGTATGAGAGATGGTCAACAAACACAAACAGATGGTCCTTCTACTTCAATGTACCATATATATACtctctctttgttttgttttgttttgttttcgcAATTGATTATATTTTCAATTCGTGTTTATTCTAATCGACCCTTGCTTATTAGGCCTCCCAGTGCTGAAGAAGGCAAGAAGAAACCAAGGCCTAAAGATGTATTTGGCCGCAGTTTGCCTACTGAACAAGAGTTTGAAGTGTTGAAAAATGCTCCTAG GCTGGAGACTGGTGTTCCTACGAGGGCAAAACCATTTGGAGTTGAAGTGCGCAATGTAAAGTGTGTCAGGTGTGGAACATTTGGTCACCAAAGCGGTGATCGTGAATGTCCATTGAAGGATGTTATTATGCCTAATGAAGAGAGCCGACTGAAAAGGGATGATCCTTTGACTGCCATTCTTGCACACACAGATCCTAGTGAG CCTCTGAAGTGGGAACTCAAGCAAAAACCAGGAATTAGTCCTCCACGTGGAGGGTTTAAGCCAGATGACCCCAACCAGCAAATAGTTGCCGAGGAGGATATATTTGATGAGTATGGAG GATTTCTCAGTGGGGATGTCATCCCTGAGTTGCTGGCCAACTTCTCGAGCAAACCCAAGAAGAAGTCCAAAAAGAAGACCAAGCGCAAAACAAAGCAGTCACCATCCATTAGTGGAGAAGACCGGTCATCTTCTGATGAGGATGACAAGAGGGGGTCAAAGAAGAAAGTATCCAAGCTAAAGAAAAAGAAGCGTAACCATTCTGAATCGAGCTCACCAGAGATTGATAGACATGAAGTAAAGAACAAAGACAAGGAATCTTATTCATCTGAGGATTTGAATCATGAAAAGCATCACAGAAGTACAAGGAACAGATCGAAGCATTCTCATTCATTTGAAGATTCTGACATGGACAGGTGGCAGTACAGAAGAGACAAGAACAGAGACAGAGATGCTAATTCATCTGAAGATTCTGAGCCTGATAAGAACCAAAGAGGTACCAGACACAAGCATTCTTACTCATCTGAGGATTCGGATGGTGAAAAACATCATAGAAGTACAAAGAACAGAAGAGACAAGAACAGAGACAGAGATGCTAATTCATCTGAAGATTCTGAGCCTGATAAGAACCAAAGAGGTACCAGACACAAGCTTTCTTACTCATCTGAGGATTCGGATGGTGAAAAACATCATAGAAGTACAAAGAACAGACAGAGGCACTCTCATTCATATAAAGATTTTGGGATTAATAGGCATTTTAGAAGGGAGAAGAGCAGGGACAGTTGTGCCAATTCATTTGAAGATTCTGAGCCTGATAGGCACCTTCCAAGTGACAAGCGAAGACACCAGAGCAGACACCGACATTCTTATTCATCCGAAGATTCTGAGCCTGATAGGCACCATTCAAGTGACAAGAGAAGACAGTGGAGCAGACACCGGCATTCTTATTCGTCTGAAGATACTGACATAGGCAGgcagaaaagaagtaaaagaagcAGGGATGAGCCTACCTATTCATTTAATGAGACCGATGATAAAAGGCATCGTACAAGTAGAAACAGTAGACACAAGCACTAG
- the LOC133739208 gene encoding uncharacterized zinc finger CCHC domain-containing protein At4g19190 isoform X2 has translation MEGEEGGGIRLSKRFSDKGGEVDNKTKSGTAWSHSYLNQKPWHPLSYPNQRRKWIAEQIQAQHQRRSEEVSREYAQEQEFFRQAALISKKDKEKIEAMKAVSFMYVRPPGYNAESAKAAELADESMRDGQQTQTDGPSTSMPPSAEEGKKKPRPKDVFGRSLPTEQEFEVLKNAPRLETGVPTRAKPFGVEVRNVKCVRCGTFGHQSGDRECPLKDVIMPNEESRLKRDDPLTAILAHTDPSEPLKWELKQKPGISPPRGGFKPDDPNQQIVAEEDIFDEYGGFLSGDVIPELLANFSSKPKKKSKKKTKRKTKQSPSISGEDRSSSDEDDKRGSKKKVSKLKKKKRNHSESSSPEIDRHEVKNKDKESYSSEDLNHEKHHRSTRNRSKHSHSFEDSDMDRWQYRRDKNRDRDANSSEDSEPDKNQRGTRHKHSYSSEDSDGEKHHRSTKNRRDKNRDRDANSSEDSEPDKNQRGTRHKLSYSSEDSDGEKHHRSTKNRQRHSHSYKDFGINRHFRREKSRDSCANSFEDSEPDRHLPSDKRRHQSRHRHSYSSEDSEPDRHHSSDKRRQWSRHRHSYSSEDTDIGRQKRSKRSRDEPTYSFNETDDKRHRTSRNSRHKH, from the exons ATGGAGGGCGAAGAAGGAGGAGGGATAAGGCTGAGCAAGAGGTTCTCAGACAAAGGAGGCGAAGTCGATAACAAAACCAAGTCAGGCACAGCGTGGAGCCACTCGTACCTGAACCAGAAGCCATGGCACCCTCTCTCTTACCCCAACCAACGCCGCAAGTGGATCGCCGAGCAGATCCAGGCCCAGCACCAGCGTCGCTCCGAAGAAGTCTCCCGCGAG TATGCGCAAGAGCAGGAGTTCTTTCGCCAGGCAGCTCTCATCTCCAAGAAAGATAAAGAAAAG ATTGAGGCGATGAAAGCTGTTAGCTTCATGTATGTTCGTCCGCCGGGTTACAATGCCGAGAGTGCCAAAGCTGCAGAGCTTGCCGATGAGAGTATGAGAGATGGTCAACAAACACAAACAGATGGTCCTTCTACTTCAAT GCCTCCCAGTGCTGAAGAAGGCAAGAAGAAACCAAGGCCTAAAGATGTATTTGGCCGCAGTTTGCCTACTGAACAAGAGTTTGAAGTGTTGAAAAATGCTCCTAG GCTGGAGACTGGTGTTCCTACGAGGGCAAAACCATTTGGAGTTGAAGTGCGCAATGTAAAGTGTGTCAGGTGTGGAACATTTGGTCACCAAAGCGGTGATCGTGAATGTCCATTGAAGGATGTTATTATGCCTAATGAAGAGAGCCGACTGAAAAGGGATGATCCTTTGACTGCCATTCTTGCACACACAGATCCTAGTGAG CCTCTGAAGTGGGAACTCAAGCAAAAACCAGGAATTAGTCCTCCACGTGGAGGGTTTAAGCCAGATGACCCCAACCAGCAAATAGTTGCCGAGGAGGATATATTTGATGAGTATGGAG GATTTCTCAGTGGGGATGTCATCCCTGAGTTGCTGGCCAACTTCTCGAGCAAACCCAAGAAGAAGTCCAAAAAGAAGACCAAGCGCAAAACAAAGCAGTCACCATCCATTAGTGGAGAAGACCGGTCATCTTCTGATGAGGATGACAAGAGGGGGTCAAAGAAGAAAGTATCCAAGCTAAAGAAAAAGAAGCGTAACCATTCTGAATCGAGCTCACCAGAGATTGATAGACATGAAGTAAAGAACAAAGACAAGGAATCTTATTCATCTGAGGATTTGAATCATGAAAAGCATCACAGAAGTACAAGGAACAGATCGAAGCATTCTCATTCATTTGAAGATTCTGACATGGACAGGTGGCAGTACAGAAGAGACAAGAACAGAGACAGAGATGCTAATTCATCTGAAGATTCTGAGCCTGATAAGAACCAAAGAGGTACCAGACACAAGCATTCTTACTCATCTGAGGATTCGGATGGTGAAAAACATCATAGAAGTACAAAGAACAGAAGAGACAAGAACAGAGACAGAGATGCTAATTCATCTGAAGATTCTGAGCCTGATAAGAACCAAAGAGGTACCAGACACAAGCTTTCTTACTCATCTGAGGATTCGGATGGTGAAAAACATCATAGAAGTACAAAGAACAGACAGAGGCACTCTCATTCATATAAAGATTTTGGGATTAATAGGCATTTTAGAAGGGAGAAGAGCAGGGACAGTTGTGCCAATTCATTTGAAGATTCTGAGCCTGATAGGCACCTTCCAAGTGACAAGCGAAGACACCAGAGCAGACACCGACATTCTTATTCATCCGAAGATTCTGAGCCTGATAGGCACCATTCAAGTGACAAGAGAAGACAGTGGAGCAGACACCGGCATTCTTATTCGTCTGAAGATACTGACATAGGCAGgcagaaaagaagtaaaagaagcAGGGATGAGCCTACCTATTCATTTAATGAGACCGATGATAAAAGGCATCGTACAAGTAGAAACAGTAGACACAAGCACTAG
- the LOC133739151 gene encoding uncharacterized protein LOC133739151, which translates to MAVASAHRIRGGSLTAAAAALSVTESKLKVKACSPEVCKFLGIPDPSDRSRSPTALLISKFIRLHNNQSPGIKDRNWEQNLKTLLHGKDRVGLPEVTRLLSPEFTYSTIKSTDATATFGQIEANKSKKITGKASKK; encoded by the exons ATGGCTGTTGCTAGCGCTCACAGGATAAGAGGAGGGTCTCTGACGGCGGCTGCCGCCGCTCTCTCCGTCACGGAATCAAAACTGAAGGTCAAGGCTTGCTCTCCGGAGGTCTGCAAATTCCTCGGCATCCCTGACCCTTCTGACCGATCTCGATCTCCCACTGCTCTCTTAATTTCCAAGTTCATCAGACTCCACAACAATCAG AGCCCTGGAATCAAGGACCGGAATTGGGAGCAGAACTTGAAGACATTATTGCACGGCAAAGACAGAGTTGGGTTGCCGGAGGTCACCAGATTGCTCTCACCGGAATTTACCTATTCCACTATCAAAAGCACCGATGCAACAGCCACTTTTGGGCAGATCGAGGCTAACAAATCCAAGAAAATAACTGGGAAGGCCAGTAAAAAGTAA